GATCTTGAAAATAAACAACCAAGCTGTTCAGGGAATTTCCAATGATACAAACATTGCAAAAACAAAATGTAGGCAAGTTGTTGTTGAGGgagggaaaggaaaaaaaaaaaaaagaggatgcaAGCTATTGTTTAAGCTAAACATGATACATGGGTAACTCCATCGTTGCCCAAGCCTTCCCCTGGAAATTATCTGCTACGAGATTTCAATGCAGAAGCCATTTTTGCCTGAGAAGAATATCGAGGTTATTTCCAACCCAAAAAAGATATTTGAGGATCAAAACTGGCGCCTAGGCCTCGCTTCTGCCAGAGTCACCCGGATAGATCTGCCATCCAAGTCCTGTACAAGGAAGAAACATCAGAAGATGGACTAACAACCTAATCAAGTATAAAGCACCTCTGCAAAAGGTTTGTGAGTTGATGATGCTGAAGGTGTGACAGAAATGTAGTATATGCTAAACACTGGGTTACCAACAATTTTTAACCGACAATGGTGTGCATAAAACTTCAATACCATGACAAGATCAGGGGTAATACAGCAGATGATACAAGAATTTGCAGTCTGTTACATATAATGGTGAAATATGGATCCCGACAGGAGTTTAAGAAAGGCATGCTGCTCACTGTTTAGTCTATAGCATCCACCCCATAATAAGGCCCTATGATATGACTAATGCACTCATTGACGCTGCAGCATTTTAACAATGATGCCTACTTATAGTCATAGGTCAATGAGTCATTCTTTGTACTGAATAATGGCTGCAAATTTCAAATCAAACAGGTCTAAGAACAAAGTAACCAACAAACACATACATTGTTTGAAATAGCATAGCCTGAAGCCTTAAATACTAACGATCACAACGTTTCTCAGATGAGTATAAGGAATCACCATGAACTTTTCATGTCAGACCCAAAGATGGAATTCAAGGATGCTTGGACGCATGATAAAGCATATAATCACTTAACTTTAGGGAGAAAATTTAGCAAAAGAAATTAAATGCCAACACTTCCACATAGACAGCATTTAAGCTGAAACCTGCCAAAGGACATAGTCTTGTTTTCGAACAGTGAACCTTGAGAGTCAAACTACAGAATAAAGAATAGATACAGCACGATCTTACTAGTTAATGATCAATATAACCTGTATCACTTCCTCGAAGACTTAAAATGCTCGGCAGCTTCGTAGTGTAGATAAATCAATGGAAAAAACAGAAGCACATTAAATATAAgagatataataatatatttgcaAAGATATCATGATGCAGCAAAGAGAGAATGCAGATTACTCACAACACCATTAAGTGAGGCTATAGCATTattgacctcctcagcattgctGTAAGTGACAAAACCAAAGCCCCTTGATCTGCCAGTTTCCCTATCATACACAACCTTGGCCTCCATAACCTTCCCTTGTTCACTGAAGAGCGTCTCAAGTGCTAAATTGTCAACACCCCATGCAAGATTACCCACATAAACTCTGTTGGCAGCATCAAAACTTCCTCCAGTTCGAAATCCTTTTGATGAAAGCTCATCTTTAGGAGGCGGTGGTCCTGAGTTCACCCTCAACATCCTCCCTTCAAGTGTCTGTTGGACCATCAAACTTGGAACTCAGAAATGACTCACATGGTATATTACATGTTATATCACCAAAGAAGGTGCATAAGAGACGTTTTTAAGCAAGCAAAATAGCACATATAACAATCACTCATTGATAACATACATACTTGCTTACCATATTAAAAGAATTAAACATAGACAGGTCGTAATTAATTCTCTATCAGTAATCTGCATGAGAAGCACATTGCCCATTGTCAGTATATAACCTGACAAGAGTACAATGGCCTCATTGCTGTCCAAGACAAAGATAACTGTAGAACAAAATACCTATTCAGAAAAAAAGAGCAAAATATCTTGATCCAGATTTATTACATAGTGGCACCACTAATTATTTTAGCTGTTGATTAAGTCTTAAAACTAAGAGTTCAACTTAAAATTGCTTTATTGAACATTTACCACTTAATAGAAAGATATGACAATAAGTAGTGTGTAAAGCCTAACCTTGTAGAAATTCAGCTAGACAGAAATAAACAGAAAATGTTGTTTCCCATACATGAAAAACTTCGTTGCACCTTTAGCTCTACCAGAAGCCAGATCAATCACATATCCAGAAACTAATCAAATCGAATTAACGAGTTGAAAGATTGAATTAGAGATAATCTAGGTACCTTGTCAAACTTCATAAATAACTATTTTTTTTCTAGACAATCAAAGTTGTAGTCCTCTTATCCTTGGAAAAAGCAGATATGTCCTCTATAAGTTTATCTAGCAACAAAGGAACCAAAGCATAATATCCAGaaactaatcaaatccaattaatgAGTTGAAAGATTGAATTAGAGATAATCTAGGTATTTTGTCAAACTTCATAAATAACTACTTTTTTCTACACAATCAAAGTTGTAGTCCTCTTATACTTGGAAAAAGCAGATATGTCATCCATAAGTTTATCTACCAACAAAGGAACCAAAGCATAACATTTTCCAATATGCAAACAAGCACTCACATAGCCATTAAACTGCTGAACAGCTGCTTCAACTTCCTCGACTGTAGACATTGTCACAAACCCAAATCCTCGGCTTTTTCCCGTTAGTTTGTCATATATAACCTGCAACAAAACCAAAGTCATATACCAAAAACCACAACAGAATGCACAAAAATATGTCCATGAGAACATAGTTCACTATTACAGTATAATGACACCTTGGTTCAAGTCCAAAAAGACATAAAAACTTTAACGAAAGATACGAATATTCAAGCAGGCTCTTAAATGTGTGAATTGGGCCAACCATGTTACACCAATGCATTCAACTTGCGAAGACAAAAGTCTGGATTTCAAGTTAAATTTTGATATACACCTGTCAATATatcggatcaaaaaaaaaaaaaaacttagcaAGCACTAGAGCTATGCACGCAATCATACAAAATGGCGTACGTAAGATAAGAAAAAATGCAACCTTTCTTTAAATGCATTGAGTTGCTAATCTCCTTACAGtaataaaaatttctaatttcTATAAGAGAGTCGCGAATCTCACATCAGAAACAAACAAAATATTCcggaaaaacaagaaaaaaaaatgaaaatccaaGAAAAAGATAACAAAATCGGATTTTTACAAAGCCCAATAGCTCGCTGTCCTAAGAACAAAAAATCCATGACACCAGAAAGATCCAAGGAACCAACCTCGACCATCTCGACATTTCCAGCGCTCTGGAAGAGGCCGGCGAGCTGGGCGCTGTCGACGCTAAAGGGAAGGTTCCCGACGAAGAGCTTCAGGTCGGGAGAGAAGTCCGTCACCTCCCCGCCCGATGCCAACTCCTCTTCTGGCTCGATCTCCGACGACAAAGCGACGTTGCGGACGATACCCGAGCCAACAGTTCGGGCGTTTCGTCGAAGAGGGGAAGgataagaagaagaggaaaaaacaGAGAGGGGTTTAACGGAGGGAAAGGGTTTAGGGGAGGAGACGGAGAAAGCTAGTATTAGGGTTTTGGGTTTGGTGGAGATAGaggggattttggtggagagagaggggagaaCAAGGGTGGAGGCCGCCATGGCTCTCGACTTGTTGATAAGGTGAGAGCGAGAAGGGAAGGAAGAGCGCAGATGGATTTATAGAGCGGGGAAGAGATAGATATTGCCGAAATAATGCCCTTGGCTTTTAGGTTTGATTACAGATAGGGGCTGTAAGATATTTTGGCAAGTAAAAGGGTGGGAAGATAGGGTTTGGCCGGACTACCCTACACACGACCCAATTTCTAACTCCGATTATATCACACTGGCCGGACTTTCCTGCACACCACCCAATTTCTACTCCTTGTATCTAACACCAACTGATCTGTGATACGAGGAACAAAAGGCACCTCCcgatttttctctttttaaaaacaaaaaaatcgCTCATCTCATCCGAATATAAATACAGCCAAAATAATCtgagaataaaatatttaaaaattaaataaaaatcaaatatttgtAGCCGCGGCACATAAGATTTAAACCAATTTTGTCTCTTCAAAAACAAAAGTTGCCAACAACtttatcaaatcattaattatttttttttaaataattttttatacaccgCATACAATATAGAAAAAATATACCGTCTCATCTGATCATTTTTTAACAtacatttaatatctataattttaattttttatttaaaattttgaatgacgaaaatattatttttttcttaaaaattatgatatctcgtGATCATATCATGACATCCTacggtcaaattatgattttatatttataatttagttacagaatatcataagaaagaaaaaaatatttttatcatttaaaaattttaaaattttttaatgacaaaatatcTTTCATTCTTTATggctttcaaaaaaaatataattttctgcatACAAGAAATCATAATTTGAGCACGAGATATTATAATATagtcataaaatatcataattttttttaaatgagagatatatttttgtcattcaatattttaaataaaaaaataaaattacagacgTTAAATATATGTATGTTAGAAAATGATAGCTACATACTTCAATATAATTAGATGGTGCATTTTATGTGAGTATTATTACACCGTATgtgatgcacaaaaaatttctcatttgcctgatatccatcaaaagtGGATGAGCACCAGCCAAATGTTGTCACATCACCCAACAGCCATTGAGCTAGAATCTCCCTCCAAAATTATGGCGGGCTCCATGGAAAGTGGCCTATATCTAATACCCTCCTGTGCCCCACTTAAATCAACACGGAAGCGTTGTAAAAGTGGAAGCCCCTTACCACCACAAATGAGGAGTTCAATACTCTCATCACACATGCAACCCCATCACATTTGCCTACATTCCGAACACTACGATCAAAATTGTTCTTCGAGTAAATAAGGGTGTGGACTTCACAGTAAGGAAGAACCTTTGAGGTGGCGTACAGCCTGTTGAAAAAGAGCCTTAGATATCCCCTTCACTACGttgtttctttcttccttcctcctAAACAACTAATAGAATCTTAAATGATACAGacccaaataaaaaatataagtaaaacATGCTGGATATATTAACAAACCTTTTTCTTTTGTGAAATAAAAGCTATtcatgtctgtgtgtgtgtgtttttttctttttttctttttcattgcaATATAAGAATATTTATAAAAACACAACCATCTATATTTCTCAATCTCCAAATAATTATCTTTACTATAAGGATATCTCAAGCCAAAAgcacaaattctctcttttgaacgAGACAGTAACAGCGCGTGTGTTTTGGGGGCAGTGTGTGTAGAGATAATGGCTGTATATTAGCAATTTGAAGCATCATGATGGGATAGAATATATGTAACAATGGTGCTATCATGATGTTATTTGGTAAAATCATTATAATGATTGTGAGCTTTTGTTTTGTTTATATGCCATTTTGTATATATGTAGCTAGACTACTTTCAATGGTAGAAGTCGTCAACTGTTACTGCTTGCAGTGCAAAATTATAACAATAgatctttcaaaataaaaatttacacCCTAATCATGATATAAGATTTCTATGTCAAAATCACATGCTTTAAAAGTCTCTTGCATGTATATCAAGTGAATGCAAAATCGATAATATTAATGGGAGGATGCCATTCTTTCATTTGATTTCTAGCTTAGAAGAAtccaatttaatttaattttggtttCTATATGTTTTAAAAGATCAAACTAAAATCACGAGTTTTGGTTCTCAGGATAAAtagtttttaatatattttagctccctaattatatttttattatataattttgtaatcacttgatgctcaagttaagagattttcaaatcatatgatcTTTAGTTTCTTTGTAACGTGAACATCATAGACTATCATCAATGGTGTGGTTTTTTATTTCTAAGGAACTATCATTTATTTTGAATTCGGTTTCTTCCTCTTTGCATCCAAAAAAGCATGGGAAAAATCCAATAGGATAAAACTCAAAACTACCCAAAGATACTTAtccatctttttctcttttccttagaTAAAAATAGTATTTCAATCTTACTTACATGCTAGCAAGTTTATGACTTTCATTGGCTATGATATCCAACTTCTCTCAAATTGCACCTTGATAGATGTTAGGATATCTAAGATAATTTATATTTAGGTAGGTTTATGTTTAGTTCAATATCCAATGTAAGGGTATTCTAAAATCTTGAAATCCTGAATTATATAGTTTTTTGGATTATAAACCAACATGAACAACTTTGCTTGCACTATTGAATTAACATATATGAACCTCAATTGCTCATTGCCTAAATGCCTGCACTCCTTTTCCGAAAGAGATTTCCAGTTCGTTTTGGGTGGTGCAACTTGAAATATTTGAGCTTAGATAATTACAATCAATAGGTTCCCTTACTTGCTCTTGtccaaaataaaagagaaaaaaagaaaaaaaaagaaacgtaggaggatgaagaggagaagaagagaaaaagaaaaagagaagcgcAAGTCCTACATATTAAACCCGATATCTAAATTAATGATTGCTATAAAGTTACAACAAGCATAATAGTCATCATGACAATTACAAAGGACTtctcctcttcctttttttttttttttttttttgacatttatGCCATTCACTTGATCAAAGTAGGCTAAAATTCGAATTAGTattttaggataataatttttaatagtgaTGTTGTCTAATAATGCTATTTGTTGTTTGCCATTATAACACCAGTAACATGTGTTATAACAGCTCTTATTTGATTAGAACCTAGCTAGAGGTTAGACATGGCAAATCTCAGAGGCTTCTGCTGTATAGGCATTACCGAAACGTAGCCTTATTTGGGGCTAATAAGATCATCTGGTGCAATATGCGCTTGGCGACGACAGTTGAAATGATCATACTCCCCACGGAGCCGTGACAAAACCAGCAATGCTGATAGAAATCCAACCGTGACATAAGCTTTTCAGAAGCCACAGGTTCTTCACGTTCACCCTGGTGCCCAATCATCATGTGTGCATTGGATGATGATTATATTATCAATGGCTCATGGGTTAATTAAAGATCCATGTTTCTACAAAAAGGAGCATAGATAGCTGGTTTTCTAGATTTTGCGTCCCCTATTGTTTGATGTTTCACAAACAGGGAGCTACGTATGAATATGATAAGATTTATGATAATGTCTTTTAGCCCGCTGCTCTACAACAAAGTCTCGGTCTTCGTTGTAAATGTTCAATGTAACTTTTTCTGGGGATGGGCTTTTGAATTTGTCTATTTCTTTGCAAATTTATAGTAGATGTTTATATACCATCAATTAGCAAAGCTTTCAGGATATGTATATCAATCATGTTAAAAGATCAGATAATGAGATCGCACACATATCGGCAAAATATGCAAATCATATTGAAGAATCAAAAATGTGGTTAGAAAAACTTCCAAGATTTTATCGTAATATTTTATGTAAGGTGTGGTAAGTTATCTTGCTTTTTGCCTAAAGCTATCTTATCTGACCTGTTCGAATGAAGCATTTCATAGAATGATAGGGAACAGAATGACTGAACTCAGCTAGATTATTGTGGGCATGCTGACTTCATTGGACCTTCAAATGCTTGTGCATTTAAGTACATGCCCAAAAAATGAAGTTTTCAGGCCACCACCAGACAAGGAGATAATTCAAAAATCCAGAGCAGAGAAAAGCGGAATAACATTCTTCGAATAAGTGTTGGAGCTAAATACATGCATTAGTGTAATTCAGTGACAAAAAGTGCTGCTCATTCTTCCCATgatggacttttttttttttttgtattgtatCACTCATAATTGTTGTTTATATTATCAAAACTCTAAAGGGAATTTAAGTGATGCACATTGTTCTGTAAATATTACAATCCCCTATTGTTTAAGTGATGCAGCTCTTATAAGTTACTGAAAACTATATTTGAACTCAGCGGAGAAACTATTGCGCGCATTGGCTGTAAAGATTAAGGAACCCACATCATTCAACTGACTCGAAGAGAGGACACAGTTAGGAAATTTTCTTCTGCTTGTTTTCCTGCCATTCCTTGCGTTCAGCCTCTATCTTTGCATGGACGCCAGCATGGAAGCCAGGGTATGGTTCATAACCAAGGAATTTTTTTAGTACCTGGACAAAATTAACCGGAATTGTCAACTAACACTGCATGAGAGACCCTTCCAAATTAGAGAACACCAATGACTACCTCAAGGAAAACAAAGAAAGGAGCCATCATCAAGGCTTGAGGAAGGTTGTCTAGAAGAGCAGGAGCTCGTTTCTGCCAAAGATGGAAGAACATGAGTCATATcaatctaataaaaaaaattacatttccaatcacaaaattttaaaagatcaTCATAGTCTTAGCTGCGATTACCtcaaaaattccatggcctaaaaATTGTCCAGTCCAGCAAAATAACTGAGCTGCAAGAACAAACTGGAGGAAATATTGCCGTTACTAATAGGATCCAACCTTAGAGAAGTACTACCTTCTACAATCCGATAAAATCCATGACTATTTAATTATATTGGAAGATTAAACAAGGTTTCAAGCTTCTTTATATTGTTCTCTCAGTTTTGTAGTCCAAACATAACCCATCATTAGAATagtcaaaaaatagaaaagagagagaagaaactcATGAGTAGTCAAACAAAactgaaaaaaaattacaaaaactaGATGATATATAAAGTGGACCCAGttccataatttttatataaCTAATCAGGCAACagaactgttgcggccaatcccctcgtcgcctggtcgtcgggaacgagcgcctgcaaaagaaagtccacactgaccggaggtggctccggcggggaccctccgacggtcaagtcagagaggagactaggcaacagtgaaaggaaaaacaaggagctcaacgagagaggaaaagagagagagagagagagagagagagggagggagcaagcccaagagttctcgaagggacctctagcactgttgccttccccggtatatatagtggagcatggtatggcgccgtcattaatggcgcagacaattgaagaattgtcaactcactgaagcttgtcagagtcgccgtaaaggtgtcaaatcgccgtggggctgtcaaatcgctagggttgaccatgccttaggtgggataatacccctaggcggcagtgccgcatgccgttatcaggactgacagtctctggcagtagtacggcgattggaggagccgaccgaccataggtcggcggccggctgaggggcgtcgggtgaaaaTCTGGGCCCCTTCGACAATCAGTCGGGCACGTtgcaggagtcgggcatcggactccatggtgcagtcggtcgagagagcggaaaaggtctgcccgaccgacgtatcctcggtcggtcgatAGCCGCCGATCGGTCGGTAATGGCtcctgtcggtcggtcggtaacggcttccgtcggtcggtcggtcgataaAGTCGGACGTCGAACATGTAGGCCCGATGATGAGTCGgcatgagtggggtcggtcggtattccccaacagttgcccccctccactcttgAGTCGGATGGCGCACTAGCCAATGTCTTTGTTTGGGGCAGCagcgtcgggcgaaaggagtggattacaAGCGTGTCAAGTTCCGACCGTCCCGTGGGCTGGTGTGACGACCGTACCGTGGGTTGACATGATGACGGGCGCCTCATGAATGTCGGGCaattcgctggcgtcagatgtcctgtcggtgtcagacgtcctgtcggtgtcagacgtcctggTGGTGCCATACGTCTTGTCGGTGCcagacgtcctgtcggtgtcaggtaTCCTGTCCCGTCGGCGCCAGATGTCCTGTCGGTGCCAGACGTCCTGTCGGTGCCAGGTGTCCTATCCCGTCGGCACCAGACGTCCCGTCCCATCGGAAAGGAAAATCGTCGTTCCCGCcgccccttcggggatacgaaacgtcatgcctctgtgccacgtggcaggtggccattgggacgggtccgttggagcggatggaggtgacgtggctcgatctgaggatgggtgcgtcgaaccgtcgggccgacggaCGGCCCGGATGACGCCACGTGGTGTGATCTGGGCATCCCTCGTTGGTCgcaccttcatctcgaccgtcggggggtactatatatacaaGGTCGCCCATATCCAGCTGTTTACCCCCCTCActttgctgtcgagactctgcccgcgtagTCCCTTGTTCCAGGTACTCTGTTTTCCTTCTTCTCATgagtcttctctttttcttcatcGTCTCCCTCCTTGCTTTCTGTCCTTCGTTCAGGTCCATGGCCAGAACATCCCCACGAggaggtcggtcgggagagccgactgacgaccctcggtcgaccccggaggtggaggtctcttcactttcgaggccgaacgtcgatcggctccgggagcaatattgcatcccggagcagtttcggctgttcgcccctggtgccgaTGGTCTGGTCAAtagcccgcctgagggccaggtggccttctatgttgaggacctccgggccggccttcgcttttcggtttcggagttcgtccgaaacgtactcgactattacgggctatgcccggcgcaactcgcgccgaactcggtttggctaatagtcagttttgctttgttgtgtcggcttttgccgactgaaCCTCGGATTTTCCTCTTTCGAgccttctttgtcctccgaccccaccctaaagcccgagggtggtggtacttcaatcctcggaaggggctttATTTCATCACTGGTCTTTCGTCGTCCATTCACGGATAGAAGAATCAGTTCTTTTTCGTATCTTCTTCTACTCCATGGGGGTTTCCTGCTCGTTGGGAAAATCTCTGAACCgaaccgaacgagaacagtcgggtggaagccgaagatcgggaagacttccaccggctgaaAGACATCTCGGtgtcgaagcagagggagctcgtcactgagcaggccctgtacgacgccggcctcagcccgatccctcgcttaggtcggtttttcatttttcttcccctttttctttttgtcttcccTTTATGGTGCTGACCATTTGTCGTCGTTCACAGATATGCCGTCGAGATCAcgactgacggcagccgacgtacgcCAGTACGCCGTTCGAAAGAGGCCGGTGCAAGGGGTCGggccgtcgcggcctcccaagaggccccacgtaGCTCCGCCGAGCGAGCTGACTgggtcgggggcggagtccgTCATCGCACtatcggcaccgacagtgctcgtcgaagtcccatccgagggaccgtcgggcgagggcgcaGCCTCGCCCGAGAGAAGGGTGGCCGATGAATCGGTCGACGGCACGCCGGCTGCTCAGCcggcagaggaggatcgggaggaggcgcGCGAGCCCGAGCAACCCTCGCCCGCTGCTGCCGCGCCCTCGGTTGatactcggtcgggctcaagcttgccgtctttctccgacgtcagggcctggatgtccgaccgagggaaggcccctatggcgtcgggcgacgaaggaaggtcggtcggtggtggGGGGTCGACCGACTCCCTAttccccgaaggtgcgtcgggcctggccaaccacgacttggccaggaggctgtgccaggcgctccttcttccagccgacatcgaggcgatgaagaatcagcatgtctccgacatgctatcttcattctacccgatgatgatccgggtgagtTTCTCCCTTCTTCATTTTTAATATTGCTTCCGTGAGTTCGGTCTCCTGACGGTCGGTtttgttttgtgcagctggtttacaacatatccgagctagaggccggatatcgaaAGTTCGGTGATATGCGCGCGGCTTGGAGAGACAAAGTCGCGGCCGCCGAAGCCGACCGGGTCattctggtcgaccagctgcaacaaTCGATCg
The sequence above is a segment of the Elaeis guineensis isolate ETL-2024a chromosome 7, EG11, whole genome shotgun sequence genome. Coding sequences within it:
- the LOC105048820 gene encoding 30 kDa ribonucleoprotein, chloroplastic, translated to MAASTLVLPSLSTKIPSISTKPKTLILAFSVSSPKPFPSVKPLSVFSSSSYPSPLRRNARTVGSGIVRNVALSSEIEPEEELASGGEVTDFSPDLKLFVGNLPFSVDSAQLAGLFQSAGNVEMVEVIYDKLTGKSRGFGFVTMSTVEEVEAAVQQFNGYTLEGRMLRVNSGPPPPKDELSSKGFRTGGSFDAANRVYVGNLAWGVDNLALETLFSEQGKVMEAKVVYDRETGRSRGFGFVTYSNAEEVNNAIASLNGVDLDGRSIRVTLAEARPRRQF
- the LOC105048819 gene encoding 2-hydroxy-palmitic acid dioxygenase mpo1 isoform X2 — protein: MGKGLFDLEKHFAFYGAYHSNPGQELALNLGFVFALVFGLFYVFMDRKAGSLAALLCILCWLGSDWLASQLGFSLAWKFVLAAQLFCWTGQFLGHGIFEKRAPALLDNLPQALMMAPFFVFLEVLKKFLGYEPYPGFHAGVHAKIEAERKEWQENKQKKIS